Proteins from a single region of Corvus hawaiiensis isolate bCorHaw1 chromosome 6, bCorHaw1.pri.cur, whole genome shotgun sequence:
- the ZNF770 gene encoding zinc finger protein 770 has protein sequence MLKVQHCVTAVKIPKKKPYICDMCYKQFETPSKLARHYLIHTGQKPFECHVCNKTFRQLVHLERHQLTHNLPFKCIVCYRNFRNVITFLKHQQLHNENYESDTKEAETYVNSEEDRAACGTFHCSVCWKPFTTEERWMLHQCLKSDHLHGARRRKKKTHTCGSCNKTFPSRSKLERHFLIHTGQKPFKCSSCGKSFRQSTHLKIHQLTHTEERPFQCCFCQKGFKIQSKLMKHKQLHARNKTFHNIVCKAKALKYPRPHNLLEGKRDSFENADTHKSQENDPHDVHSIYIVPFQCPACEQCFETEHVLKLHKCCYSRDSRSSNNGTTACRHTVNRKNKTLMKLKHTGGKATDFSLGDRKKIKSGHVRSPDLVAPRDQRCDQHVSTKPSKDCQSRHDMHKSVCNQMKRTFAVPLSWQEYPQPPDLGSNLKGVLPGESMLNVDDSLDNKDDAFYGSSNDSFFDKPEVLHCAFTVSAKNIHNRHKVCKCDRCEKIFPSSSKLQRHYLIHTGQKPFGCNVCGKTFRQSAHLKRHQLTHTEKRPCKSPVCQVEFENLNKLFNHQGDNTAFKSSQPVGYSGYSQTPSQASGFQEFELIQSNQAAEIKVEIESGDFALDTSSRNPQPYLCSKLLETEQSCYSYWHDFSEGTEKSEVVNKLYQCSICFKTFKSPSKLERHHLMHAGQKPFECLVCGRKFRQAPHLKRHHLTHFKESLKFSSTEEQAENVLVLSKLDNVL, from the coding sequence atgttaaaagttCAGCATTGTGTAACAGCTGTCAAGATACCCAAGAAAAAGCCGTATATTTGTGACATGTGCTATAAACAGTTCGAAACTCCGTCAAAATTAGCTAGGCATTATCTCATACATACTGGTCAAAAGCCATTTGAATGTCATGTATGCAATAAAACATTTAGGCAGCTAGTCCACCTGGAGAGGCATCAGTTAACCCATAATCTGCCTTTTAAGTGTATTGTTTGTTACAGAAACTTCAGAAATGTAATCACTTTCTTAAAGCATCAGCAGCTTCATAATGAAAATTATGAGAGTGATACAAAGGAAGCAGAAACCTATGTGAATTCTGAGGAAGACAGGGCTGCTTGTGGCACATTTCATTGTTCTGTGTGCTGGAAACCTTTTACAACTGAAGAGAGATGGATGCTGCATCAGTGTCTCAAGTCAGATCACCTACATGGTgccagaaggagaaagaagaaaactcaCACTTGTGGATCATGTAACAAGACATTTCCATCAAGATCCAAGCTAGAAAGACACTTCCTTATTCACACTGGCCAGAAACCTTTTAAGTGTTCTTCATGTGGCAAATCTTTCAGACAGTCAACACACTTGAAAATTCAtcagctcacacacacagaagaaaggccttttcagtgctgtttttgTCAAAAGGGATTTAAAATACAGAGCAAACTCATGAAGCATAAACAGCTCCATGCCAGAAATAAGACTTTCCACAATATTGTATGCAAAGCAAAGGCTCTTAAATATCCCAGACCACACAACCTGTTGGAAGGAAAGAGGGATAGTTTTGAGAATGCTGACACACACAAGTCACAGGAGAATGACCCACATGATGTGCACTCAATTTATATTGTACCCTTTCAGTGCCCAGCGTGTGAGCAGTGTTTTGAAACAGAGCATGTTCTAAAGTTGCACAAATGTTGTTATTCAAGAGACAGCAGAAGTTCAAATAATGGTACAACAGCATGCAGACACACAGtcaacaggaaaaataagacCCTGATGAAACTGAAGCATACTGGAGGAAAGGCAACAGATTTTTCTCTgggtgacagaaaaaaaataaaatcaggtcACGTTAGAAGTCCTGACCTGGTTGCACCTAGAGATCAGCGTTGTGATCAGCATGTGTCCACTAAACCGTCCAAGGATTGCCAGAGCAGGCATGACATGCACAAGTCAGTTTGTAATCAGATGAAAAGAACGTTTGCTGTGCCATTATCTTGGCAAGAGTACCCACAACCTCCTGACTTGGGCAGTAATTTAAAAGGTGTGCTTCCTGGTGAAAGCATGTTAAACGTCGATGATTCACTGGATAATAAAGATGATGCTTTTTATGGTTCATCAAATGATAGTTTCTTTGATAAACCAGAAGTACTTCACTGTGCTTTTACAGTTTCTGCTAAAAATATACATAACAGACACAAAGTGTGTAAATGTGACAGATGTGAAAAAATTTTTCCATCTTCATCCAAACTTCAAAGACATTATCTTATACACACAGGACAAAAGCCCTTCGGCTGTAATGTTTGTGGGAAGACATTTAGACAGTCAGCTCACTTAAAAAGACATCAGCTCACCCATACTGAGAAGAGACCCTGTAAAAGCCCCGTTTGCCAGGTAGAATTTGAAAACCTGAACAAACTTTTCAATCATCAGGGAGATAACACTGCATTTAAGTCTTCTCAGCCTGTGGGTTATTCAGGTTACTCTCAAACACCTTCACAGGCATCTGGCTTTCAAGAATTTGAGCTGATTCAGTCAAACCAAGCAGCTGAAATCAAAGTTGAAATCGAGTCAGGGGACTTTGCTCTTGACACCAGCAGTAGAAACCCACAGCCATATTTGTGCAGTAAATTGTTGGAAACGGAGCAAAGCTGTTACAGCTATTGGCATGATTTTTCTGAAGGTACTGAAAAAAGTGAAGTTGTTAACAAATTGTATCAATGCAGTATCTGCTTTAAAACTTTCAAATCTCCTTCTAAGCTTGAAAGACATCACCTAATGCATGCTGGACAGAAGCCATTTGAATGTTTAGTTTGTGGAAGAAAATTCAGACAGGCCCCACATTTGAAAAGACACCACCTTACTCACTTTAAAGAGAGCTTAAAGTTTAGTTCCACTGAGGAACAAGCAGAGAATGTATTAGTTTTATCAAAACTGGATAATGTCCTATGa